A single Bifidobacterium scardovii JCM 12489 = DSM 13734 DNA region contains:
- a CDS encoding ABC transporter ATP-binding protein, producing the protein MHYVFTATGVSCQVPTSQQTHELFRDLSFELDAGQIVDLIGPSGAGKSSLLTAFARLNPYARAHMTLQGRDQGEFTLQQWRREVAYLPQKPILPGDTVADAIRLPWTLAIRSDESVGSPAAAGAGAIPTPGKSSAIRRSWFRSSAGQAKRLLPDERIRATLDAMGCEDIDLDRPPHDLSGGQAARVSLARTLLTGPTVLLADEVDAGLDDENAEKVADIMAAAAGRGMAIVRIRHRPPDGRATRTVKLEYGLLSEAPHTAGAQDADGAARSDTSQDMSQEGGLA; encoded by the coding sequence ATGCACTATGTATTCACCGCCACCGGCGTCTCCTGCCAGGTGCCGACCAGCCAGCAGACGCACGAGCTGTTCCGCGACCTGTCGTTCGAGCTCGATGCCGGGCAGATCGTCGACCTGATCGGGCCCTCCGGCGCCGGCAAAAGCAGCCTGCTGACCGCATTCGCGCGCCTCAATCCGTATGCGCGGGCGCACATGACGCTGCAGGGGCGCGATCAGGGCGAATTCACGCTCCAGCAGTGGCGCCGCGAGGTGGCGTATCTGCCGCAGAAGCCGATCCTGCCGGGCGATACCGTCGCCGACGCGATCCGGCTGCCGTGGACGCTGGCGATCCGCAGCGACGAAAGCGTAGGATCGCCCGCCGCGGCGGGTGCCGGCGCGATCCCGACGCCCGGCAAGTCAAGCGCGATTCGCCGCAGCTGGTTCCGCAGTTCCGCCGGTCAGGCCAAGCGCCTGCTGCCGGACGAGCGCATCCGGGCGACGCTGGACGCGATGGGTTGCGAGGACATCGATCTGGACCGCCCGCCGCACGATCTGTCCGGAGGCCAGGCAGCCCGCGTCAGTCTGGCGCGCACCCTGCTGACCGGCCCGACGGTGCTGCTCGCCGACGAGGTGGATGCCGGCCTGGACGACGAGAACGCGGAGAAGGTCGCCGACATCATGGCCGCCGCCGCGGGGCGCGGCATGGCCATCGTGCGCATCCGCCACCGCCCGCCGGACGGCCGTGCCACGCGCACGGTCAAACTGGAGTACGGGCTGCTGAGCGAGGCGCCGCATACGGCCGGCGCGCAGGATGCGGACGGTGCGGCTCGCAGCGACACATCACAGGACATGTCGCAGGAAGGGGGCCTCGCATGA
- a CDS encoding ABC transporter permease: protein MSGGYSIDVWGLLVALAMVAVAAAISELMHLGVGKTLMWSACRALLQLCAMGFIIGFVIKANNVWLVFALMAVMLLAAVQITLSRAKGIPKGLAGPVLLSLVITMLLMIALVTELVVRPHPWYAPQLVVPLTGMLLGNTVTALAVGLSRFYESMNERRDEVDTLLALGATPWEAARPSIVSSIRLGLLPTTASLASSGIVTIPGMMAGQVIAGGDPINAGKYQFVVFGAIAALTLVADSLIMSMVYKTCFTADDQYKPPEER, encoded by the coding sequence ATGAGCGGCGGCTATTCGATCGATGTCTGGGGTCTGCTCGTCGCGCTGGCGATGGTGGCCGTGGCCGCCGCCATCAGCGAGCTGATGCATCTGGGCGTCGGCAAGACGCTGATGTGGTCGGCATGCCGCGCGCTGCTGCAGCTGTGCGCGATGGGCTTCATCATCGGCTTCGTGATCAAGGCGAACAACGTGTGGCTGGTGTTCGCGCTGATGGCCGTGATGCTGCTCGCGGCCGTGCAGATCACGCTGTCGCGCGCCAAGGGCATCCCGAAGGGACTGGCCGGGCCGGTGCTGCTGAGCCTGGTCATCACGATGCTGCTCATGATCGCGCTGGTGACCGAGCTGGTTGTGCGACCGCACCCGTGGTATGCGCCGCAGCTGGTCGTGCCGCTGACCGGTATGCTGCTGGGCAACACGGTCACCGCGCTGGCGGTCGGGCTGAGCCGTTTCTACGAGAGCATGAACGAGCGCCGCGACGAGGTCGATACGCTGCTCGCGCTCGGCGCGACCCCGTGGGAGGCGGCCCGTCCCTCGATCGTCTCGTCGATCCGTTTGGGCCTGCTGCCGACCACCGCGTCGCTGGCGTCCAGCGGCATCGTGACGATCCCCGGTATGATGGCCGGCCAGGTGATCGCCGGCGGCGACCCGATCAACGCGGGCAAATACCAGTTCGTGGTGTTCGGCGCGATCGCCGCGCTGACGCTGGTCGCCGACAGCCTGATCATGTCGATGGTCTACAAGACCTGCTTCACGGCCGACGACCAGTACAAGCCGCCCGAGGAGCGGTAG
- a CDS encoding response regulator transcription factor, whose amino-acid sequence MAAGKGLNMADTMDERKVERLLLPAVLLIEDDPNLGAMTQEMLDPDYRVDWAPSAAEAKRLLHDRHYDALIVDRRLPDGDGLDIVRTLRATGLTTPVLVLTALSAVDDIVEGLDGGANDYVTKPFHFMELEARLRALLRGFQAQSASVLIGDWLLKPGSSAIEDPDGRTVPLTDTETKLLATLAAAPDHVFDRDELLSGVFSAGSDIGTVDVYVSYVRGKTVRSIIETVRGRGYRIGQPQAE is encoded by the coding sequence ATGGCGGCGGGGAAAGGGCTGAACATGGCGGATACGATGGACGAGCGGAAGGTGGAACGGCTGCTGCTCCCCGCGGTGCTGCTGATCGAGGACGATCCGAATCTGGGCGCGATGACGCAGGAGATGCTGGATCCCGACTATCGCGTCGACTGGGCGCCCAGCGCGGCGGAGGCCAAGCGGCTGCTGCACGACCGGCACTACGACGCGCTGATCGTCGACCGCCGCCTGCCGGACGGCGACGGGCTGGACATCGTCAGGACGCTGCGCGCCACCGGTCTGACCACGCCGGTGCTGGTGCTGACCGCGCTCTCCGCGGTCGACGACATCGTCGAAGGGCTGGATGGCGGGGCGAACGACTACGTGACCAAGCCGTTCCATTTCATGGAGCTCGAGGCGCGCCTGCGCGCGCTGCTGCGCGGATTCCAGGCGCAATCCGCCAGCGTGCTCATCGGCGACTGGCTGCTCAAGCCCGGCTCCAGCGCCATCGAGGATCCGGACGGGCGCACCGTGCCGCTCACCGATACCGAGACGAAGCTGCTCGCCACCCTCGCCGCCGCGCCGGACCACGTCTTCGACCGGGACGAGCTGCTGTCCGGCGTGTTCTCCGCGGGCAGCGACATCGGCACGGTGGATGTCTACGTGTCCTATGTGCGCGGCAAAACCGTGCGGTCGATCATCGAAACCGTGCGCGGGCGGGGCTACCGCATCGGCCAGCCGCAGGCGGAATAG